The following are encoded in a window of Massilia sp. R2A-15 genomic DNA:
- the greA gene encoding transcription elongation factor GreA — protein sequence MNTTVPLTKFGAELLKEELHQLKTKERRIVIDAIAEARSHGDLSENAEYDAAKERQAFVEGRIAELEGKLSAAQIIDPSALDAEGRVVFASTVDLEDLENGQKVTYQIVGIDEADLKLSKVSVTSPIARALIGKYAGDVVEVQAPSGPREYEILEVKYI from the coding sequence ATGAACACAACCGTTCCACTGACCAAATTCGGCGCAGAGCTCCTGAAGGAAGAACTGCACCAGTTGAAAACCAAAGAACGCCGCATTGTGATCGACGCGATTGCCGAAGCGCGTTCGCACGGCGACCTGTCGGAAAACGCCGAGTACGACGCCGCCAAGGAGCGCCAGGCGTTTGTCGAAGGCCGCATCGCCGAACTCGAAGGAAAGCTGTCGGCCGCCCAGATCATCGATCCGTCGGCGCTGGACGCCGAAGGCCGCGTGGTGTTCGCCTCGACGGTGGACCTGGAAGACCTGGAGAATGGTCAGAAGGTCACGTATCAAATCGTCGGCATCGATGAAGCCGACCTCAAACTGTCGAAGGTATCGGTGACCTCGCCGATCGCCCGCGCGCTGATCGGCAAGTACGCCGGCGACGTGGTGGAAGTGCAGGCGCCGTCCGGCCCGCGCGAATACGAAATACTCGAAGTCAAATACATCTGA
- a CDS encoding heme-binding protein, whose protein sequence is MKTKPMLTLEDVKKIAAAAEAEAAANNWAVVISIVDDGGHLMWLQRLDGVAPISSYIAPAKARTAAMGKRESKIYEDIINNGRTSFLSAPHIDGMLEGGVPIVVEGQVVGAVGVSGVKSPEDAQIAKAGIAALGL, encoded by the coding sequence ATGAAAACCAAACCGATGTTGACGCTGGAAGACGTGAAGAAGATCGCCGCCGCCGCCGAGGCCGAAGCGGCCGCCAATAACTGGGCGGTCGTGATTTCGATCGTCGACGACGGCGGCCACCTGATGTGGCTGCAGCGCCTGGACGGCGTTGCGCCGATCTCGTCGTATATCGCTCCGGCCAAGGCGCGGACGGCCGCGATGGGCAAGCGCGAGTCGAAGATCTACGAAGACATCATCAACAATGGCCGCACGTCGTTCCTGTCGGCGCCGCACATCGACGGCATGCTCGAGGGCGGCGTGCCGATCGTGGTCGAAGGCCAGGTGGTGGGTGCGGTCGGCGTGTCCGGCGTGAAGTCGCCCGAAGATGCGCAGATTGCCAAGGCCGGCATCGCCGCGCTCGGGCTGTAA
- the carA gene encoding glutamine-hydrolyzing carbamoyl-phosphate synthase small subunit, producing MPPFFSGPSVPAILALADGTIFKGISIGAAGHTTGEVVFNTAMTGYQEILTDPSYSRQIVTLTYPHVGNYGINPEDVEAAKIHAAGLIIRDLPLLPSNFRSTQTLSDYLKAEGVVAIAGIDTRKLTRILREKGAQSGAILTGVQGNEPSVAQALELARSFPGLTGMDLAKVVSTKAPYEWTESEWALGKGYGAQTAPKYHVVAFDYGVKRNILRMLAERGCKITVLPAQATAADALALNPDGIFLANGPGDPAACDYAVAATRELIEAGIPTFGICLGHQIMALASGAKTLKMKFGHHGANHPVQDLDSKKVMITSQNHGFAVDAATLPANCRVTHVSLFDGSLQGFARTDKPAFCFQGHPEASPGPTDVAYLFDRFINLMQAAEKK from the coding sequence TTGCCGCCATTTTTTTCGGGCCCTTCTGTTCCAGCCATCCTGGCCTTAGCCGACGGAACAATCTTTAAAGGTATTTCGATAGGCGCAGCCGGCCACACCACCGGCGAGGTCGTGTTCAACACCGCCATGACCGGCTATCAGGAAATCCTCACCGACCCCAGCTACTCGCGTCAGATCGTCACGCTGACGTACCCGCACGTGGGCAATTACGGCATCAATCCGGAAGACGTGGAGGCCGCCAAGATCCATGCCGCCGGCCTGATCATTCGCGACCTGCCGCTGCTGCCATCGAACTTCCGCTCCACCCAGACCCTGTCGGACTACCTGAAGGCCGAAGGCGTCGTCGCCATCGCCGGCATCGACACCCGCAAGCTGACCCGCATCCTGCGCGAGAAGGGCGCCCAGTCCGGCGCCATCCTCACCGGCGTGCAGGGCAATGAGCCGTCCGTCGCCCAGGCGCTCGAGCTGGCGCGTTCCTTCCCGGGCCTGACCGGCATGGACCTGGCCAAGGTCGTCTCGACCAAGGCCCCGTACGAGTGGACCGAGTCCGAATGGGCGCTGGGCAAGGGCTACGGCGCCCAGACCGCACCGAAATACCACGTCGTCGCCTTCGACTACGGCGTCAAGCGCAACATCCTGCGCATGCTGGCCGAGCGCGGCTGCAAGATCACCGTGCTGCCGGCCCAGGCCACCGCGGCCGACGCGCTGGCGCTGAACCCGGACGGCATCTTCCTGGCCAACGGCCCGGGCGACCCGGCCGCCTGCGACTACGCTGTCGCCGCGACGCGCGAACTGATCGAAGCGGGCATCCCGACCTTCGGCATCTGCCTCGGCCACCAGATCATGGCGCTCGCTTCCGGCGCGAAGACGCTGAAGATGAAGTTCGGCCACCACGGCGCCAACCACCCGGTGCAGGACCTCGATTCGAAGAAGGTGATGATCACCTCGCAGAACCACGGCTTCGCGGTCGATGCCGCGACCCTGCCGGCCAACTGCCGCGTGACCCACGTATCGTTGTTCGACGGTTCGCTGCAGGGCTTCGCCCGCACCGACAAGCCGGCGTTCTGCTTCCAGGGCCACCCTGAGGCTTCGCCCGGGCCGACCGACGTCGCCTACCTGTTTGACCGCTTCATCAACCTGATGCAAGCCGCGGAGAAGAAATAA
- a CDS encoding RlmE family RNA methyltransferase, whose amino-acid sequence MKKKKLNKNWLHDHINDPYVKLAQKEGYRARAAFKLKEIDESEKLIKAGQVIVDLGSTPGSWSQYVRRKLSGKEGGGIHGTMIGLDMLPMEPIADVHFILGDFRENRVLRELDVILEGRKVDVVLSDMAPNLSGIPTADAARMEHLIDLAIEFSQLHLKPSGALLVKCFKDMGFSQIVEKFRAEFKVVKQVKPKASRDKSSEIFLLGRGPKNPGARIDEEEGESSLDI is encoded by the coding sequence ATGAAGAAGAAAAAATTAAACAAGAACTGGTTGCATGACCATATTAATGACCCTTACGTCAAACTGGCGCAAAAAGAGGGTTACCGCGCACGCGCGGCTTTCAAACTCAAGGAAATCGACGAAAGCGAAAAACTGATCAAAGCCGGCCAGGTCATCGTCGACCTAGGCAGCACCCCGGGCAGCTGGAGCCAGTACGTGCGGCGCAAGCTGTCGGGCAAGGAGGGCGGCGGCATCCACGGCACCATGATCGGCCTCGACATGCTGCCGATGGAGCCCATCGCCGACGTCCACTTCATCCTGGGCGACTTCCGCGAAAACCGCGTGCTGCGCGAACTCGACGTGATCCTGGAAGGCCGCAAGGTCGACGTGGTGCTGTCGGACATGGCGCCCAACCTGTCGGGCATTCCGACCGCCGACGCCGCGCGCATGGAGCATCTTATCGATTTGGCAATTGAGTTTTCTCAACTCCACCTGAAACCAAGTGGGGCATTGTTGGTAAAGTGCTTCAAGGATATGGGTTTCAGCCAGATCGTCGAGAAGTTCCGCGCCGAGTTCAAGGTCGTCAAGCAGGTCAAGCCGAAGGCCAGCCGCGACAAGTCGTCCGAGATTTTCCTGCTTGGACGCGGCCCGAAAAACCCGGGCGCGCGCATTGACGAGGAAGAAGGCGAATCGTCCCTTGATATTTAA
- the yhbY gene encoding ribosome assembly RNA-binding protein YhbY has protein sequence MQKLTPAERSELRAEAHALKPVVMIGESGLTESVMKEISASLDSHGLIKVRVAGDDRDARVEMYENICDTLKAQPVQHIGKLLVLYRPKVETVKERSSKAGKGMREVTIVKASASGTKRPSVTKVMIKGNERVTEGGTIKRAKPRQTSQKKSGLGK, from the coding sequence ATGCAAAAACTTACACCCGCCGAGCGCAGCGAACTGCGCGCCGAAGCCCATGCGCTGAAGCCAGTCGTGATGATCGGCGAATCCGGCCTGACCGAGTCGGTCATGAAGGAAATCTCGGCCAGCCTGGACTCGCACGGCCTGATCAAGGTGCGCGTGGCCGGCGACGACCGCGACGCCCGCGTCGAAATGTACGAAAACATCTGCGACACCCTCAAGGCCCAGCCGGTCCAGCATATCGGCAAGCTGCTGGTGCTGTACCGTCCGAAAGTCGAAACGGTCAAGGAACGCAGCAGCAAGGCCGGCAAGGGCATGCGCGAAGTCACCATCGTCAAGGCCAGCGCCAGTGGCACCAAGCGCCCTAGCGTCACCAAGGTCATGATCAAGGGGAATGAACGTGTCACCGAAGGCGGTACGATCAAGCGCGCCAAGCCGCGCCAGACCAGTCAGAAGAAAAGCGGCCTCGGTAAATAA
- the carB gene encoding carbamoyl-phosphate synthase large subunit translates to MPKRSDIKSILIIGAGPIIIGQACEFDYSGAQACKALREEGYKVILVNSNPATIMTDPEMADVTYIEPITWKVVERIIAKERPDAILPTMGGQTALNCALDLHNQGVLAKYNVELIGATPEAIDKAEDRSKFKEAMTKIGLGSARSGVAHSMEESWAVQRELGFPTIIRPSFTMGGTGGGIAYNEEEFEAICKRGLEASPTTELLIEESLIGWKEYEMEVVRDKADNCIIICSIENLDPMGVHTGDSITVAPAQTLTDKEYQIMRNASLAVLREIGVDTGGSNVQFSINPADGRMIVIEMNPRVSRSSALASKATGFPIAKIAAKLAVGFTLDELRNEITGGATPASFEPAIDYVVTKIPRFTFEKFPAADQHLTTQMKSVGEVMAIGRTFQESFQKALRGLEVGVDGLNEKTRDREKIEEELGEPGPDRIWYVGDAFAQGFTLEEVHQLTRIDPWFLVQIKEIVDIELWLDHQKIESLDKAMLYKLKQKGFSDRRLAFLLHVTDTEVRERRHAMGIRPVYKRVDTCAAEFSTDTAYMYSTYDEECESNPTDKKKIMVLGGGPNRIGQGIEFDYCCVHAALAMREDGYETIMVNCNPETVSTDYDTSDRLYFESLTLEDVLEIVALEKPVGVIVQYGGQTPLKLALDLEKNGVPIIGTSPDMIDAAEDRERFQQLLKSLGLRQPPNRTARTEAEALELASEIGYPLVVRPSYVLGGRAMEIVHEQRDLERYMREAVKVSNDSPVLLDRFLNDAIECDVDCISDGETTFIGGVMEHIEQAGVHSGDSACSLPPYSLSQETIDEMKRQTSLMAKGLNVVGLMNVQFAIQKQEVDGKMVDTVFVLEVNPRASRTVPFVSKATGLQLAKIAARCMVGQTLAQQGITKEVIPPYFCVKEAVFPFVKFPGVDTILGPEMKSTGEVMGVGMTFGEAFVKSQLGAGIKLPESGKVFLSVKASDKPRTVAVARDLVTLGFQLVATKGTAAVIAAAGIPVQAVNKVLEGRPHVVDMIKNHEISLVVNTVEEKRSAIVDSRAIRTSALAARVVTYTTIAGAEAAVEGMHHLDELRVYDLQGLHKTLN, encoded by the coding sequence ATGCCAAAACGTAGTGACATCAAAAGCATCCTGATCATTGGCGCCGGCCCGATCATCATCGGCCAGGCGTGCGAGTTCGACTATTCCGGCGCCCAGGCCTGCAAGGCGCTGCGCGAAGAGGGCTACAAGGTCATCCTCGTCAACAGCAACCCGGCCACCATCATGACCGACCCGGAAATGGCGGACGTGACCTACATCGAGCCGATCACCTGGAAGGTCGTCGAGCGCATCATCGCCAAGGAGCGTCCCGACGCGATCCTGCCGACCATGGGCGGCCAGACCGCGCTCAACTGCGCGCTCGACCTGCACAACCAGGGCGTGCTGGCCAAGTACAACGTGGAGCTGATCGGCGCGACGCCGGAGGCGATCGACAAGGCCGAGGACCGTTCCAAGTTCAAGGAAGCGATGACCAAGATTGGTCTCGGCTCGGCGCGCTCCGGCGTGGCTCATTCGATGGAAGAATCGTGGGCGGTGCAGCGCGAGCTGGGCTTCCCGACCATCATCCGTCCGTCGTTCACCATGGGCGGCACGGGCGGCGGCATCGCCTACAACGAAGAAGAGTTCGAGGCCATCTGCAAGCGCGGCCTCGAAGCGTCGCCGACCACCGAACTGCTGATCGAAGAATCGCTGATCGGCTGGAAGGAATACGAGATGGAAGTTGTGCGCGACAAGGCGGACAACTGCATCATCATCTGCTCGATCGAAAACCTCGACCCGATGGGCGTGCACACCGGCGACTCGATCACCGTGGCGCCGGCGCAGACGCTGACCGACAAGGAATACCAGATCATGCGCAACGCGAGTCTCGCGGTGCTGCGCGAGATCGGCGTGGACACCGGCGGCTCCAACGTGCAGTTCTCGATCAACCCGGCCGACGGCCGCATGATCGTTATCGAGATGAACCCGCGCGTGTCGCGTTCGTCCGCGCTGGCCTCCAAAGCGACCGGCTTCCCGATTGCGAAGATCGCCGCCAAGCTGGCGGTCGGCTTCACGCTCGACGAGCTGCGCAACGAGATCACCGGCGGCGCGACCCCGGCCTCGTTCGAGCCGGCGATCGACTACGTGGTCACCAAGATCCCGCGCTTCACGTTCGAAAAATTCCCGGCCGCCGACCAGCACCTGACCACCCAGATGAAATCGGTGGGCGAGGTGATGGCGATCGGCCGCACCTTCCAGGAGTCGTTCCAGAAGGCGCTGCGCGGCCTGGAAGTGGGCGTCGATGGCCTGAACGAGAAGACCCGCGACCGCGAGAAGATCGAAGAAGAACTCGGCGAACCGGGTCCCGACCGCATCTGGTACGTGGGCGACGCCTTCGCCCAGGGCTTCACGCTGGAAGAAGTGCATCAGCTGACCCGCATCGACCCGTGGTTCCTGGTGCAGATCAAGGAGATCGTCGACATCGAGCTGTGGCTGGACCACCAGAAGATCGAGTCGCTCGACAAGGCGATGCTCTACAAGCTCAAGCAAAAAGGCTTCTCGGACCGCCGCCTGGCCTTCCTGCTGCACGTGACCGACACCGAAGTGCGCGAGCGCCGCCATGCGATGGGCATCCGCCCGGTGTACAAGCGCGTCGACACCTGCGCGGCCGAATTCTCGACCGACACGGCGTACATGTATTCGACCTACGACGAAGAGTGCGAGAGCAATCCGACCGACAAGAAGAAGATCATGGTGCTGGGCGGCGGTCCTAACCGCATCGGCCAGGGCATCGAATTCGACTACTGCTGCGTGCACGCGGCCCTCGCCATGCGCGAAGACGGCTACGAGACCATCATGGTCAACTGCAATCCGGAGACCGTCTCGACCGACTACGATACCTCCGACCGCCTGTACTTCGAATCGCTGACGCTGGAAGACGTGCTGGAAATCGTCGCGCTGGAAAAGCCGGTCGGCGTGATCGTGCAGTACGGCGGCCAGACGCCGCTGAAGCTTGCGCTCGACCTGGAGAAGAACGGCGTGCCGATCATCGGCACTTCGCCGGACATGATCGACGCGGCCGAAGACCGCGAGCGCTTCCAGCAGCTGCTGAAGTCGCTGGGCCTGCGCCAGCCGCCAAACCGCACCGCGCGCACCGAAGCCGAGGCGCTGGAGCTGGCGTCCGAAATCGGCTACCCGCTGGTGGTGCGTCCATCGTACGTGCTGGGCGGACGCGCGATGGAAATCGTCCACGAGCAGCGCGACCTCGAGCGCTACATGCGCGAAGCGGTCAAGGTGTCGAACGATTCGCCGGTGCTGCTCGACCGCTTCCTCAACGACGCCATCGAGTGCGACGTCGACTGCATCTCCGACGGCGAGACCACCTTCATCGGCGGCGTGATGGAGCACATCGAGCAGGCCGGCGTGCACTCGGGCGACTCGGCGTGCTCGCTGCCGCCGTACTCGCTGTCGCAGGAGACCATCGATGAAATGAAGCGCCAGACCTCGCTGATGGCCAAGGGCCTGAACGTGGTCGGCCTGATGAACGTGCAGTTCGCGATCCAGAAGCAGGAAGTCGACGGCAAGATGGTCGATACCGTGTTCGTGCTGGAAGTGAATCCGCGCGCCTCGCGTACCGTGCCGTTCGTGTCGAAAGCGACCGGCCTGCAGCTGGCCAAGATCGCCGCGCGCTGCATGGTCGGGCAGACGCTGGCGCAGCAAGGCATCACAAAGGAAGTCATCCCGCCTTACTTCTGCGTCAAGGAAGCCGTGTTCCCGTTCGTGAAATTCCCGGGCGTGGACACCATTCTCGGACCGGAAATGAAGTCGACGGGCGAGGTGATGGGCGTGGGCATGACCTTCGGCGAAGCCTTTGTGAAGTCGCAGCTGGGCGCCGGCATCAAGCTGCCCGAGTCGGGCAAGGTGTTCCTGTCGGTGAAGGCGTCCGACAAGCCGCGCACGGTGGCGGTGGCGCGCGACCTGGTCACGCTGGGCTTCCAGCTGGTGGCGACCAAGGGCACGGCGGCGGTGATCGCCGCGGCCGGGATCCCGGTGCAGGCGGTGAACAAGGTGCTCGAAGGCCGGCCGCACGTGGTCGACATGATCAAGAACCACGAGATCAGCCTGGTCGTCAACACGGTCGAAGAAAAGCGCAGCGCGATCGTCGATTCGCGGGCGATCCGTACGTCGGCACTGGCGGCGCGCGTTGTCACCTACACCACGATCGCCGGCGCCGAAGCGGCAGTCGAAGGCATGCATCATCTCGACGAGTTGCGTGTGTACGATTTACAAGGCCTGCATAAAACCTTAAACTAA
- a CDS encoding DUF4149 domain-containing protein yields the protein MLASRARLLVASLWAGSLWTIGYVVAPTLFATLHDNVLVGTIVGSLLRTEFMLTIPCAGLLQVLLKLSPPENKRTINVLIGAMMLCGAAIFLGFQPMMAQVKAQAGAAGLAETNFGLLHGLSQLVYLVESVLAGVLLVKLR from the coding sequence ATGCTCGCTAGCCGCGCGCGCCTGCTGGTTGCCAGCCTGTGGGCCGGCAGCCTGTGGACGATCGGCTACGTGGTGGCGCCGACGCTGTTTGCGACCCTGCACGACAACGTGCTGGTCGGGACCATCGTCGGATCGCTGCTGCGGACGGAGTTCATGCTGACCATCCCGTGCGCGGGACTGCTGCAAGTGCTCCTGAAACTCTCTCCGCCGGAGAACAAGCGCACCATCAACGTGCTGATAGGCGCGATGATGCTGTGCGGCGCGGCGATTTTCCTTGGCTTTCAGCCGATGATGGCGCAGGTGAAGGCGCAGGCCGGTGCGGCGGGGCTTGCGGAGACCAATTTCGGCCTGCTGCATGGCTTGTCGCAGCTGGTGTACCTGGTCGAGAGCGTGCTGGCGGGCGTGTTGCTGGTGAAGCTGCGCTAA
- a CDS encoding patatin-like phospholipase family protein, with translation MTSRRLSLIALGALLLAGCGGKQVVPTAPLAVTPPPVAATPTPRKIKIGLALGGGAARGFAHIGVIKALEAQGIYPDVIVGTSAGSVVGALYAAGNNGFALQRVAMDMDEATISDWALPLFAKVSGVLKGEALQNYVNKAVHNVPMEKLKIPFGAVATDLNSGQPILFQRGNTGQAVRASSSVPSVFQPVKIGNHTYVDGGLVAPVPVRFAREMGADFIIAVNISTQTDAQATLSSLEVLMQTFSIMGQRLNHYELKDADIVIAPSLGTMGGGDFQARNLAILAGEQAAAAVMPQIKAKLKAKQNL, from the coding sequence ATGACTTCACGTCGTCTTTCCCTGATCGCGCTCGGCGCCTTGCTGCTGGCCGGCTGCGGCGGCAAGCAGGTGGTTCCCACCGCACCACTTGCCGTGACTCCGCCGCCGGTCGCCGCCACGCCGACTCCGCGCAAAATCAAGATCGGCCTGGCACTCGGCGGCGGCGCCGCGCGCGGCTTCGCCCACATCGGCGTCATCAAGGCCCTCGAAGCCCAGGGCATCTACCCGGACGTGATCGTCGGCACCAGCGCCGGCAGCGTCGTCGGCGCGCTGTACGCGGCCGGCAACAACGGATTCGCCCTGCAGCGCGTGGCGATGGACATGGACGAAGCGACCATTTCCGACTGGGCGCTGCCGCTGTTCGCCAAGGTCTCCGGCGTGCTCAAAGGCGAGGCGCTGCAAAATTACGTCAACAAGGCCGTGCACAACGTGCCGATGGAAAAGCTGAAGATCCCGTTCGGCGCCGTCGCGACCGACCTCAACAGCGGCCAGCCGATCCTGTTCCAGCGTGGCAACACCGGACAGGCGGTGCGCGCCTCGTCGTCGGTGCCGAGCGTGTTCCAGCCGGTCAAGATCGGCAACCACACCTACGTCGATGGCGGCCTGGTGGCGCCGGTGCCGGTGCGCTTCGCGCGCGAGATGGGCGCCGACTTCATCATCGCCGTCAATATCTCGACCCAGACCGACGCGCAGGCGACGCTCAGCTCGCTCGAAGTGCTGATGCAGACCTTCAGCATCATGGGCCAGCGCCTGAACCATTACGAGCTGAAGGACGCCGACATCGTCATCGCGCCTAGCCTGGGCACCATGGGCGGCGGCGATTTCCAGGCGCGCAACCTGGCGATTCTCGCGGGCGAGCAGGCCGCGGCCGCCGTCATGCCACAGATCAAGGCCAAGCTCAAGGCCAAGCAGAACCTGTAA
- the phoR gene encoding phosphate regulon sensor histidine kinase PhoR, with protein MNPKLTFWVPAALRLAILMVVAGLCWWISGPVAGLSVAVLLLIAQLYIQLSYLSQLSAWLDDFNSAKLPDGWGAWTDVFSRLYRLRRDDERSQAELTEWLARFRQAMHLLPDGVAIMDDVLFLEWCNPAAERHLGLTLERDKGMRVTNLVRHPDFIDYIVLGRYEQPLTLSLRDRKLIVQVIPFENRRQILVTHDATESVRIEEMRRDFIANASHELRTPLTVIVGFLEIASSTPDLDSASRQAHLKLMTEQGRRMQRLIEDMLTLSRLESVDYPLRPEPVDVGAVIEEVLEEARALSGGRHEVTATIDGPDIVGSAEELRSAFGNLASNAVRYTPEGGKVHLAWKQGADGPQFTVSDTGIGIDQVHIARLTERFYRVDKSRSRETQGTGLGLAIVKHVLLRHHATLSITSKPGEGSCFTVTFPKR; from the coding sequence ATGAATCCAAAACTGACCTTTTGGGTGCCGGCCGCGTTGCGCCTGGCGATTTTGATGGTGGTCGCCGGCCTGTGCTGGTGGATCTCCGGCCCGGTAGCCGGACTGTCGGTGGCGGTGCTGCTGCTGATCGCCCAGCTGTACATCCAGCTGTCCTACCTGAGCCAGCTGAGCGCGTGGCTGGACGATTTCAACAGCGCCAAGCTGCCGGACGGGTGGGGCGCCTGGACCGACGTGTTCTCGCGCCTGTACCGGCTGCGCCGTGACGACGAGCGCAGCCAGGCGGAGCTGACCGAATGGCTGGCGCGCTTCCGCCAGGCGATGCACCTTCTGCCGGACGGCGTGGCGATCATGGACGACGTGCTGTTTCTGGAATGGTGCAATCCGGCCGCCGAACGGCACCTGGGGCTCACGCTCGAGCGCGACAAGGGCATGCGGGTGACCAACCTGGTGCGCCATCCAGATTTCATCGACTACATCGTGCTGGGGCGCTACGAGCAGCCGCTGACGCTGTCGCTGCGCGACCGCAAGCTGATCGTGCAGGTGATCCCGTTCGAAAACCGGCGCCAGATCCTGGTGACGCACGACGCCACCGAAAGCGTGCGCATCGAGGAGATGCGGCGCGACTTCATCGCCAACGCCTCGCACGAGCTGCGCACGCCGCTGACGGTGATCGTCGGCTTCCTCGAGATCGCATCGAGCACGCCCGACCTCGACTCGGCCAGCCGCCAGGCGCACCTCAAGCTGATGACGGAGCAGGGCCGGCGCATGCAACGCCTGATCGAAGACATGCTGACCTTGTCGCGGCTGGAGTCGGTCGACTATCCGCTGCGGCCCGAGCCGGTCGATGTGGGCGCCGTGATCGAGGAGGTGCTGGAAGAGGCGCGTGCGCTGTCGGGCGGCAGGCACGAAGTCACGGCGACCATCGACGGGCCTGATATCGTCGGCAGCGCGGAGGAACTGCGCAGCGCGTTTGGCAACCTGGCGTCGAACGCGGTGCGCTACACGCCGGAGGGCGGCAAGGTCCACTTGGCCTGGAAGCAGGGCGCGGACGGGCCGCAGTTCACGGTCAGCGACACCGGCATCGGCATCGACCAGGTCCACATTGCGCGGCTGACCGAGCGTTTCTACCGCGTCGACAAGAGCCGCTCGCGCGAGACGCAGGGGACGGGGCTGGGGCTGGCGATCGTCAAGCACGTGCTGCTGCGGCATCACGCGACGCTGTCGATCACGTCGAAGCCGGGCGAGGGTAGCTGCTTTACGGTGACGTTTCCGAAACGCTGA